The Thermostichus vulcanus str. 'Rupite' region GTCACTTTTTTGGACAAGCTCCAAGACGGTCAGCGAGTCAACTTCAAATTCTGAACCTTCCAGTAAGCTCTCAGCCTCTCGCTGCAAGCCCATAGCCTGCTCAAAAGAAATATCAAAGAAATATCCCCACGTCTCATGTATCCAGCCAGTATGTTTCGAAATTCACTGCGCCAAAGGATCGGGGCAGCCCAGTTTGGCTCCTGCTCCAGTAAGGATTCGGCAGCAGCAGTGTACGTACCTGGCAAGTACAGGTACGCCAAAACATTGGAGTCAACCACGATCATGGACGGCCCTGCTGCTTAAAGGCCTCAATGTCCTGCAAATGGAATTTCCCTGGGAACAAGGAGGCCCGGAGTTGGCGAGCTCTGGCTAGGCGTTCACCAGGTGAGATCTGGGTTGGCAGCAGTACGGATTCTAAGCACACGATGGCTTCACTGTTCAAGCTGCGCCGATTCTTTTCTGCTGAGGCTTTCAATCGCTCATAGAGAATGTCAGGAATATTCTTCAAAGTCAGGCTTGTGGGCATGGGGAACC contains the following coding sequences:
- a CDS encoding FitA-like ribbon-helix-helix domain-containing protein — encoded protein: MPTSLTLKNIPDILYERLKASAEKNRRSLNSEAIVCLESVLLPTQISPGERLARARQLRASLFPGKFHLQDIEAFKQQGRP